The following are encoded in a window of Oncorhynchus mykiss isolate Arlee chromosome 31, USDA_OmykA_1.1, whole genome shotgun sequence genomic DNA:
- the LOC110504521 gene encoding homeobox protein EMX1-like, producing MYQHSKKCFTIESLVGKDVNSSTNGDEPIRPTALRFMESIHPAPFGSCFQNSGRTLYGSPDMMFPDPGTHTGNSGLPLHPLQLPSQPFFNPHQRDTLNFYPWVLRNRYLGHRFQGEDSSPENLLLHGPFSRKPKRIRTAFSPSQLLRLERAFEKNHYVVGAERKQLASGLCLTETQVKVWFQNRRTKHKRQKLEEESPESQQKRKGSQHVSRWRVATHQGSSLEDIDVISED from the exons ATGTACCAACATAGTAAGAAGTGTTTTACCATCGAATCCCTTGTTGGGAAAGACGTGAACTCTTCGACTAACGGGGACGAACCGATCAGACCCACAGCGCTGAGGTTCATGGAATCAATTCACCCGGCGCCCTTTGGGAGTTGTTTCCAGAACTCCGGCAGGACTTTATACGGCAGTCCAGACATGATGTTCCCTGACCCgggcacacacacagggaactcCGGTCTGCCCCTGCATCCCCTCCAGCTTCCATCGCAGCCTTTCTTCAACCCGCATCAGAGAGACACGTTGAATTTCTACCCGTGGGTTCTTCGAAACAGATATCTCGGTCACAGGTTCCAAG gtgaGGACAGCAGCCCAGAGAACCTGCTCCTTCATGGGCCTTTCTCCCGCAAGCCGAAGCGCATCCGGACAGCCTTCTCCCCCTCACAGCTCCTCAGGCTGGAGAGGGCCTTTGAGAAGAACCACTATGTGGTAGGAGCAGAACGGAAGCAGCTCGCCAGCGGCCTCTGCCTCACCGAGACACAG GTAAAGGTTTGGTTCCAGAACAGGAGGACGAAGCACAAGAGACAGAAGCTGGAGGAAGAGTCACCTGAGTCACAGCAGAAGAGGAAAGGAAGCCAGCACGTCAGCCGCTGGAGGGTGGCTACGCACCAAGGCAGTAGCCTCGAGGACATCGATGTCATCTCGGAGGACTGA